The Xanthomonas sp. DAR 34887 genome has a segment encoding these proteins:
- the galB gene encoding beta-galactosidase GalB — MPRRGRQRALAPLLLLVLTSLTAGSVDAASAPASQSPPPRERLSLDANWRFHRGDAPGVGDTLDYDVRPDIALSADGKVADARPDAADHVAARTRPVLKPWILPTGNAFIADPARRHLRPPGDPGSDVAFVRADFDDSAWTRVDLPHDWAIAGPFLKDGPYGGMGRLPSWGVGWYRKRLDIPASDRGRAVFLEIDGAMSYATVWLNGRLVGGWPYGYSTWRVDLTPYLVPGGSNQLAIRLDNPPQSARWYPGGGLYRSVWLSKTGPVHVGQWGTQVSTPQVSAQAATVRVAVTLDNSGDAAAQAQASTAIYALDAEGRPQGAAVARIGAASTRIAAHGSATLDGSARIAKPQLWGPPPTQRPHRYVAVTEVTQDGRVVDRYETRFGVRTLRWDPQRGLLVNGEHVPIRGVNNHHDLGALGAAFNSRAAERQLQLLQGMGANAIRMSHNPPAAELLELTDRMGLLVVDEIFDSWEMKKTPLDFHLLFPDWHEPDLRALLRRDRNHPSVILWSVGNEVGEQYTGEAGAAIAQRLQAIVHQEDPTRLATAAMNYAAPDMPLPAALDVIGLNYQGEGIRDTPEFAGTERIRKPPQYPLFHARFPHKPIFSSETASALSSRGVYLFPVTEEHSAPVRDGRGGDPVAHQVSAYELHAVDFGASADKVFASLDTHPFVAGEFVWTGFDYLGEPTPYYSSRSSYSGIFDLAGFPKDRYWLYQARWRPELPIAHLLPHWTWPGREGQVTPVHVFTSGDEAELFVNGVSQGRKKKAPLQYRLRWDQVIYAPGELRVQAYKDGKPWASERVRTAGPAARLQTTPDRTTLRNDGRDLVFVTVRLLDRDGNPAPTAGDRLRFRVEGPGELVAADNGDPTDLESFAAHERNAFNGLALAIVRALPGKRGTITLHVESDTLQAASTQLRVQP, encoded by the coding sequence ATGCCCAGGCGTGGCCGGCAACGCGCGCTCGCGCCGCTGCTGTTGCTAGTGCTGACGTCACTTACCGCCGGCAGCGTCGACGCGGCGTCGGCGCCGGCGTCGCAGTCGCCGCCCCCGCGCGAGCGACTGTCGCTGGATGCCAATTGGCGGTTCCATCGCGGCGACGCGCCCGGGGTCGGCGACACGCTGGACTACGACGTGCGCCCGGACATCGCGCTCAGCGCCGACGGCAAGGTGGCCGATGCCCGCCCCGATGCCGCCGACCACGTCGCAGCGCGCACCCGGCCGGTCCTCAAGCCCTGGATCCTGCCCACCGGCAATGCCTTCATCGCCGACCCGGCGCGGCGCCACCTGCGACCGCCCGGCGATCCGGGCAGCGATGTGGCCTTCGTCCGCGCCGACTTCGACGACAGCGCATGGACGCGCGTGGACCTGCCGCACGACTGGGCGATCGCCGGGCCGTTCCTGAAGGACGGCCCGTACGGCGGCATGGGCCGGCTGCCCAGCTGGGGGGTGGGCTGGTACCGCAAGCGCCTGGACATTCCCGCCAGCGACCGCGGCCGCGCGGTGTTCCTCGAGATCGACGGCGCGATGTCCTACGCCACGGTCTGGCTCAACGGCCGCCTGGTCGGAGGCTGGCCGTACGGCTACAGCACCTGGCGCGTGGATCTGACCCCGTACCTGGTACCCGGCGGCAGCAACCAGCTGGCGATCCGCCTGGACAACCCGCCGCAATCGGCGCGCTGGTATCCCGGCGGCGGCCTGTACCGCAGCGTGTGGCTGAGCAAGACCGGGCCGGTGCATGTCGGCCAATGGGGCACCCAGGTCAGTACGCCGCAGGTGTCGGCGCAGGCGGCGACGGTGCGTGTGGCGGTGACGCTGGACAACAGCGGCGACGCAGCGGCGCAGGCGCAGGCCAGCACCGCGATCTATGCGCTGGATGCCGAGGGCAGGCCGCAAGGCGCGGCGGTGGCGCGGATCGGCGCGGCCAGCACCCGCATCGCCGCACACGGCAGCGCGACGCTCGACGGCAGCGCGCGCATCGCCAAGCCGCAGTTATGGGGCCCGCCGCCGACGCAGCGGCCGCACCGCTACGTCGCGGTCACCGAGGTCACGCAGGACGGGCGCGTGGTCGATCGCTACGAAACCCGGTTCGGCGTGCGCACGCTGCGCTGGGATCCGCAGCGCGGCCTGCTGGTCAACGGCGAACACGTGCCGATCCGCGGCGTCAACAATCACCACGACCTCGGTGCGCTCGGCGCCGCGTTCAACTCGCGCGCCGCCGAGCGCCAGCTGCAACTGCTGCAAGGGATGGGCGCCAATGCGATTCGCATGAGCCATAACCCACCGGCAGCGGAACTGCTGGAACTGACCGACCGCATGGGCCTGCTGGTCGTCGACGAGATCTTCGACAGCTGGGAAATGAAGAAGACCCCGCTGGATTTCCACCTGCTCTTCCCCGACTGGCACGAGCCCGACCTGCGCGCACTGCTGCGCCGCGACCGCAACCATCCTTCGGTGATCCTGTGGAGCGTGGGCAACGAAGTCGGCGAGCAGTACACCGGGGAAGCCGGCGCGGCGATCGCGCAACGCCTGCAGGCGATCGTGCACCAGGAAGATCCCACCCGCCTGGCGACGGCGGCGATGAACTACGCTGCGCCGGACATGCCGCTGCCCGCGGCGCTGGACGTGATCGGTCTCAACTACCAAGGTGAAGGCATCCGCGACACGCCGGAGTTCGCAGGCACCGAGCGCATCCGCAAGCCGCCGCAATATCCGCTGTTCCATGCGCGCTTTCCGCACAAGCCGATCTTCAGCAGCGAAACCGCCTCGGCGTTGAGCAGCCGCGGCGTCTACCTGTTTCCGGTGACCGAAGAGCACAGTGCGCCGGTGCGCGACGGTCGCGGCGGCGATCCAGTGGCGCACCAGGTCAGCGCCTACGAACTGCACGCGGTGGATTTCGGTGCCAGCGCCGACAAGGTGTTCGCCTCGCTCGACACGCATCCGTTCGTCGCCGGCGAATTCGTCTGGACCGGCTTCGACTACCTGGGCGAGCCGACCCCGTACTACTCCTCGCGCAGTTCCTACTCCGGCATCTTCGACCTGGCCGGTTTCCCCAAGGACCGCTACTGGCTGTACCAGGCGCGCTGGCGCCCCGAACTGCCGATCGCGCATCTGCTGCCGCACTGGACCTGGCCGGGGCGCGAGGGCCAGGTCACGCCGGTGCACGTGTTCACCTCCGGCGACGAGGCCGAACTGTTCGTCAACGGCGTCTCGCAAGGGCGCAAGAAGAAGGCGCCGCTGCAGTACCGGCTGCGCTGGGACCAGGTGATCTATGCGCCGGGCGAGCTGCGCGTGCAGGCCTACAAGGACGGCAAGCCTTGGGCCAGCGAGCGCGTGCGCACCGCGGGCCCGGCCGCGCGGCTACAGACGACACCGGACCGCACCACGCTCCGCAACGACGGTCGCGACCTGGTCTTCGTGACCGTGCGCCTGCTCGACCGCGACGGCAATCCCGCGCCCACCGCCGGCGACCGGTTGCGCTTCCGCGTCGAGGGCCCCGGCGAACTCGTCGCCGCCGACAACGGCGATCCCACCGACCTGGAGTCGTTCGCCGCACACGAGCGCAATGCCTTCAACGGCCTGGCGCTGGCGATCGTGCGCGCCTTGCCGGGCAAGCGCGGCACCATCACCTTGCACGTCGAATCGGACACGCTGCAGGCTGCCAGCACGCAGCTGCGGGTGCAGCCATGA
- a CDS encoding endo-1,4-beta-xylanase → MPALRNTCVPALLLACLLGTAAAGAADHPAAATRTPNPAVDGRSLKDAYAGAFLIGTAVNADIVSGKDAASAALVPRQFNAITAENAMKAEVVNPRPGVFDFAAADAFVDYGRRHGMFVVGHTLVWHNQTPDWFFVDAQGKPNGRDAQIERMRAHIQAVAGRYVGKVQAWDVVNEVIDEDGSYRTTKWVERVGDGDELVRQAFRFAAQYAPDAQLYYNDFNAWRPEKRDGIVRMVKMLQRAGIRIDGIGMQGHWGLDYPSLHDIEAAIDAYAALGVKVMITELDVDVLPLTKEGQVIGTGMAHKQFQLPEFKRYLDPYRDGLPADVQAQLRDRYAELFQLFWRKRDKLTRVSVWGVDDGMSWKNDYPVPGRRNYPLLFDRERRPKPAFDAVLAVPAQAQ, encoded by the coding sequence ATGCCCGCACTGCGCAACACATGCGTCCCGGCCCTGCTGCTGGCCTGCCTGCTCGGCACGGCGGCGGCGGGTGCCGCCGACCACCCTGCTGCCGCGACGCGCACGCCGAACCCCGCGGTGGACGGCCGCAGCCTCAAAGACGCCTACGCCGGCGCGTTCCTGATCGGCACCGCGGTCAACGCCGACATCGTCTCCGGCAAGGACGCCGCCTCCGCCGCGCTGGTGCCGCGGCAGTTCAACGCGATCACCGCCGAGAACGCGATGAAGGCCGAAGTGGTCAATCCGCGCCCCGGCGTCTTCGATTTCGCCGCCGCCGACGCCTTCGTCGACTACGGCCGCCGCCACGGCATGTTCGTGGTCGGCCACACCCTGGTCTGGCACAACCAGACGCCGGACTGGTTCTTCGTCGATGCGCAGGGCAAGCCCAATGGCCGCGACGCGCAGATCGAGCGCATGCGCGCGCACATCCAGGCGGTGGCCGGGCGCTACGTCGGCAAGGTGCAGGCCTGGGACGTGGTCAACGAGGTGATCGACGAGGACGGCAGCTACCGCACCACCAAGTGGGTGGAGCGCGTCGGCGATGGCGACGAACTGGTGCGGCAGGCGTTCCGCTTCGCCGCGCAGTACGCGCCGGATGCGCAGCTGTATTACAACGACTTCAATGCCTGGCGCCCGGAGAAACGCGACGGCATCGTGCGCATGGTGAAGATGCTGCAACGCGCCGGCATCCGTATCGACGGCATCGGCATGCAGGGCCACTGGGGCCTGGACTATCCCAGCCTGCACGACATCGAGGCGGCAATCGACGCCTACGCCGCGCTCGGGGTCAAGGTGATGATCACCGAGCTGGACGTGGACGTGCTGCCGCTGACCAAGGAAGGCCAGGTGATCGGCACCGGGATGGCGCACAAGCAGTTCCAGCTGCCGGAGTTCAAGCGCTACCTCGATCCGTACCGCGACGGCCTGCCGGCAGACGTACAGGCGCAGTTGCGCGACCGCTACGCCGAATTGTTCCAGCTGTTCTGGCGCAAGCGCGACAAGCTGACGCGGGTCAGCGTGTGGGGCGTAGACGACGGCATGTCGTGGAAGAACGACTACCCGGTGCCGGGACGGCGCAACTATCCGCTGCTGTTCGACCGCGAGCGCAGGCCCAAGCCGGCGTTCGACGCGGTGCTCGCGGTGCCGGCGCAGGCGCAGTAG
- a CDS encoding serine hydrolase domain-containing protein, with protein sequence MRLRRYAAVLLAVWPLFALASDPHPTRLPNASALDAQVARALAATHANGLALAVIDQGRIVHVRAYGKRNAAGDPLQPDTVMYGASLTKMAFAYMVMQLAEEGVLDLDRPIADYLDKPLPDYPADPKYGPWPDLAGDPRWRTLTARMLLTHSAGFANFAFVEPDGKLRIHFAPGSRYAYSGEGLILLQFVLERGLGLDVGQEMQRRVFDRFGMQRTSMTWRPDFAANLADGWTVDGSVEAHDPRSTVRAAGSMDTTIADMARFAAGYLAGKGLSPRSAAMLTAPQLAITTASQFPTLQDELPPERRRADLAAGLGVVAFRGPQGAAFLKGGHNESTGNLLVCARRYQRCVVILSNDVRAERAFPALIDFAMGKTGAPWTWEYGDMQFVR encoded by the coding sequence ATGCGTCTGCGCCGATATGCTGCCGTCCTGCTGGCCGTGTGGCCCCTGTTTGCATTGGCATCGGATCCGCATCCGACGCGGTTGCCCAACGCCAGCGCGCTGGATGCGCAAGTGGCCCGCGCGCTGGCCGCCACGCATGCCAACGGCCTCGCGCTGGCGGTAATCGATCAGGGACGCATCGTGCACGTGCGCGCCTATGGCAAACGCAACGCCGCTGGCGATCCCCTGCAGCCGGACACGGTGATGTATGGCGCATCGCTGACCAAGATGGCGTTCGCCTACATGGTGATGCAACTGGCCGAGGAGGGCGTGCTGGACCTGGATCGCCCGATCGCCGACTACCTGGACAAACCGCTTCCCGACTATCCGGCCGACCCCAAGTACGGACCCTGGCCCGATCTCGCCGGCGACCCCCGCTGGCGCACGCTGACGGCGCGCATGCTGCTCACCCACAGCGCCGGCTTCGCCAACTTCGCGTTCGTGGAGCCAGACGGCAAGCTGCGCATCCACTTCGCTCCCGGCAGCCGCTACGCCTATTCCGGCGAAGGCCTGATCCTGCTGCAGTTCGTGCTCGAACGCGGCCTGGGCCTGGACGTGGGCCAGGAAATGCAGCGCCGCGTGTTCGACCGCTTCGGCATGCAACGCACCAGCATGACCTGGCGGCCGGACTTCGCCGCCAACCTGGCCGATGGATGGACCGTGGACGGCAGCGTGGAAGCGCACGATCCGCGCAGCACGGTGCGCGCGGCCGGCTCGATGGACACGACGATCGCCGACATGGCCAGGTTCGCGGCAGGCTATCTCGCAGGCAAGGGGCTTTCGCCGCGGAGCGCGGCGATGCTGACCGCGCCGCAGCTGGCGATCACCACCGCCTCGCAGTTTCCGACGTTGCAGGACGAACTGCCGCCCGAGCGCCGGCGCGCCGACCTCGCCGCCGGCCTGGGCGTGGTGGCGTTCCGCGGGCCGCAGGGCGCGGCGTTCCTGAAAGGCGGACACAACGAGAGCACCGGCAATCTGCTGGTCTGCGCCAGGCGCTACCAGCGCTGCGTGGTCATCCTGTCGAACGACGTGCGCGCCGAGCGCGCATTCCCGGCGCTGATCGACTTCGCGATGGGCAAGACCGGTGCGCCGTGGACGTGGGAATACGGCGATATGCAGTTCGTCCGCTGA
- a CDS encoding XVIPCD domain-containing protein has translation MATDDDLKKMVDTFEAAHAKEGKALRQMLDNTPELKARVEQAIEQKQLSGFGAHPHDGAGAYRPGTGEILLPMDVLRTARMDAPRDDSANTARIILGHEIGHAINKAAIDTSDAAFKDKIDAIAKSPSPHDYTAALKAHGAEERTRESKDEIAGINTLADYVKHNNPKATLKDLYNASTEMANYIDKDGVGAKATYKAKDGLTFGNDLKIDANAPKNVEAMGKLFYDARGYPQNYGARDLGMVAEAEDAAQLRDPKRAPPEVRADLKALGIDQSKVPPEWIPNGFRDGPAPAAEPRALPPAPRAGEPAGADRALSDKVRSGVAQAEQAIGKGWDDNSERLTASLTLLARQSGFSERDQLSVGFNRPTGAHQGGELAFVYREGASASPDPYANRAHMSTSEAIARPAQETYQQLQEQSTQQAQTQRTVQAQEQATQAQVQTQATAPPVLTR, from the coding sequence ATGGCGACCGACGATGACCTGAAGAAGATGGTGGACACGTTCGAAGCGGCGCACGCCAAGGAAGGCAAGGCGCTGCGGCAGATGCTGGACAACACCCCCGAGCTCAAGGCGCGGGTGGAGCAGGCGATCGAGCAGAAGCAACTGTCCGGGTTCGGGGCGCATCCGCACGATGGCGCCGGCGCGTACCGGCCGGGCACCGGCGAGATCCTGCTGCCGATGGACGTGCTGCGCACCGCCAGGATGGACGCGCCGCGCGACGATTCGGCCAATACCGCGCGCATCATCCTCGGCCACGAGATCGGGCATGCGATCAACAAGGCGGCGATCGACACGTCCGATGCCGCGTTCAAGGACAAGATCGACGCGATCGCCAAGTCGCCCTCGCCGCACGACTACACCGCGGCATTGAAGGCGCACGGCGCCGAGGAGCGCACGCGCGAGTCCAAGGACGAGATCGCCGGCATCAACACGCTGGCCGACTACGTCAAGCACAACAATCCGAAGGCGACGCTGAAGGACCTGTACAACGCCAGCACGGAGATGGCCAATTACATCGACAAGGACGGCGTGGGCGCCAAGGCGACCTACAAGGCCAAGGACGGGCTGACCTTCGGCAACGACCTGAAGATCGATGCGAACGCGCCGAAGAACGTGGAGGCGATGGGCAAGCTGTTCTACGACGCGCGCGGCTATCCTCAGAACTACGGCGCGCGCGATCTGGGCATGGTCGCCGAGGCCGAGGACGCCGCGCAGCTGCGCGATCCCAAGCGCGCGCCGCCGGAAGTGCGCGCCGACCTGAAGGCGCTGGGTATCGACCAGAGCAAGGTGCCGCCGGAATGGATACCGAACGGCTTCCGCGATGGTCCCGCGCCGGCTGCGGAGCCGCGCGCGCTGCCGCCTGCGCCGCGCGCCGGCGAGCCTGCCGGCGCCGACCGCGCCCTGAGCGACAAGGTGCGCAGTGGCGTGGCCCAGGCCGAGCAGGCGATCGGCAAGGGCTGGGACGACAACAGCGAACGCCTGACCGCCAGCCTGACCCTGCTGGCCAGGCAGAGCGGCTTCAGCGAGCGCGACCAGCTGTCGGTGGGCTTCAACCGCCCCACCGGGGCGCACCAGGGCGGCGAGCTGGCGTTCGTGTACCGCGAAGGCGCCAGCGCTTCGCCCGATCCCTACGCCAACCGCGCGCACATGAGCACCAGCGAGGCGATTGCGCGGCCGGCGCAGGAAACCTACCAGCAGCTGCAGGAGCAGAGCACACAGCAGGCGCAGACCCAGCGCACCGTGCAGGCGCAGGAGCAGGCCACGCAGGCGCAGGTGCAAACCCAGGCCACTGCGCCGCCGGTATTGACGCGCTGA
- a CDS encoding SMP-30/gluconolactonase/LRE family protein, whose amino-acid sequence MRFPTRVLLAVAVLALLACCAKRQLPAPRFPVIGHVTAFDPAFGETVAADARIERIAEGFTWAEGPTWVRGGGYLLFNDVPENTMYRWSERDGLSVFLKPSGYAGPPLDVLREAGANGLHAEPSGNVLLADSGTRAIARLDPATRRKTVLASAYDGRRLNSPNDLVRRSDGVVFFTDPPYGLKDGDTSPVKELRYNGVYRLDTDGSVHLLDDSLSLPNGIALSPDERTLYVANSDPARPIWNAYTLDARGAVTGKRLFADASDIVGDANPGLPDGMAVASDGRLFATGPGGVLVFAPDGRRLGRIETGGPVSNCAFGDDGRTLYMTSHKILARVRVNATGLGFAP is encoded by the coding sequence ATGCGATTTCCGACCCGCGTCCTGCTCGCCGTCGCCGTGCTGGCCTTGCTCGCCTGCTGTGCGAAGCGCCAGCTACCCGCGCCGCGCTTCCCCGTGATCGGCCACGTCACCGCATTCGATCCCGCGTTCGGCGAGACGGTGGCGGCGGACGCGCGCATCGAGCGCATCGCCGAGGGCTTCACCTGGGCCGAAGGCCCGACCTGGGTCCGCGGCGGCGGCTACCTGCTGTTCAACGACGTGCCCGAGAACACCATGTACCGCTGGTCCGAGCGCGACGGCCTGTCGGTGTTCCTCAAGCCCTCCGGCTATGCCGGCCCGCCGCTGGACGTCTTGCGCGAAGCCGGCGCCAACGGCCTGCACGCCGAACCGTCCGGCAACGTGCTGCTCGCCGACTCCGGCACCCGCGCGATCGCCCGCCTGGATCCGGCCACGCGGCGCAAGACCGTCCTGGCCAGCGCCTACGACGGCCGCCGCCTCAACAGCCCCAACGACCTGGTGCGGCGCAGCGACGGCGTGGTGTTCTTCACCGACCCGCCATACGGTCTGAAGGACGGCGACACATCCCCGGTCAAGGAACTGCGCTACAACGGCGTCTACCGGCTGGACACCGACGGCAGCGTGCACCTGCTGGACGACAGCCTGAGCCTGCCCAACGGCATCGCCCTGTCGCCCGACGAGCGCACGCTGTACGTGGCCAACTCCGACCCGGCACGGCCGATCTGGAACGCCTACACACTCGACGCGCGCGGCGCGGTCACCGGCAAGCGCCTGTTCGCCGACGCCTCCGACATCGTCGGCGACGCCAACCCCGGCCTGCCGGACGGCATGGCCGTGGCCAGCGACGGCCGCCTGTTCGCCACCGGCCCCGGCGGCGTGCTGGTGTTCGCGCCCGACGGCCGCCGCCTGGGCCGCATCGAAACCGGCGGCCCGGTCTCCAACTGCGCCTTCGGCGACGACGGCCGCACCCTGTACATGACCTCGCACAAGATCCTGGCGCGGGTGCGGGTGAACGCGACGGGGCTGGGGTTTGCGCCGTAG
- a CDS encoding aldo/keto reductase family oxidoreductase, protein MSKLSTVGTFSLGDRTVTRIGYGAMQLAGPGVFGPPKDRDAALAVLREAVASGVDHIDTSDFYGPHITNQLIREALHPYPQHLTIVTKVGALRGGDASWLPAQSPAELTQAVHDNLRNLGLDVLDVVNLRVMGDVHAPSEGPIEEQFSALAELQQRGLIRHLGISNATATQVAQARRIAPVVCVQNHYNLAHRTDDALIDALGRDGIAYVPFFPLGGFTPLQSDSLSTIAQDLGATPLQVALAWLLARAPNILLIPGTSSVAHLRENLVAAELSLPAEVLAALNRIGQEGG, encoded by the coding sequence ATGAGCAAGCTTTCGACCGTTGGCACTTTTTCCCTCGGCGACCGCACGGTCACGCGCATCGGCTACGGCGCGATGCAACTGGCCGGGCCGGGCGTGTTCGGGCCGCCCAAGGACCGCGACGCAGCGCTGGCGGTGTTGCGCGAGGCGGTGGCGTCGGGCGTGGACCACATCGACACCAGCGACTTCTACGGGCCGCACATCACCAACCAGTTGATCCGCGAGGCGCTGCATCCGTACCCGCAGCACCTGACCATCGTCACCAAGGTCGGCGCGCTGCGCGGCGGCGACGCGTCCTGGCTGCCCGCGCAGAGCCCCGCCGAGCTGACCCAGGCGGTGCACGACAACCTGCGCAACCTTGGTCTGGACGTGCTGGACGTGGTCAATCTGCGGGTGATGGGCGATGTGCATGCGCCCAGCGAGGGCCCGATCGAGGAGCAGTTCAGCGCGCTGGCGGAACTGCAGCAACGGGGGCTGATCCGGCATCTGGGCATCAGCAATGCCACCGCCACGCAGGTCGCGCAGGCGCGGCGCATCGCGCCGGTGGTGTGCGTGCAGAACCACTACAACCTTGCGCACCGCACCGACGATGCGTTGATCGATGCGCTTGGCCGCGACGGCATCGCCTATGTGCCGTTCTTCCCGCTGGGCGGCTTCACGCCGCTGCAGTCGGACTCGCTGTCGACCATTGCCCAGGACCTCGGCGCGACGCCGCTGCAGGTGGCGCTGGCCTGGCTGCTGGCGCGTGCGCCGAACATCCTGCTGATCCCGGGCACTTCGTCTGTCGCGCATCTGCGGGAGAACCTGGTGGCGGCCGAGTTGTCGTTGCCGGCGGAGGTGCTGGCTGCGTTGAATCGGATTGGGCAAGAAGGCGGCTGA
- a CDS encoding LysR family transcriptional regulator — protein sequence MTTDLQDLFAFLAVLRGGGFREGARLSGSSASSLSEAVRRLETRLGVRLFNRTTRSVLPTEAGARLAERLVPALGEVEAALDVVNGFRDRPSGTLRLNVPGAAARLVLPAIVTPFLKAYPEIRLEVVVEDSFVDILAAGCDAGIRYDERLEQDMIAVPIGPRVQRFATAAAPDYLAARGRPQHPRDLLAHACLRGQFASGAIPAWEFERDGEVVLVEPTGPLLVRLGGAVDLAIDAALGGLGVIHLFEDWLRPHLDSGALEPVLEPWWQSFSGPFLYYPGRRHLPAPLRAFVDFIRAP from the coding sequence ATGACCACCGACCTGCAGGACCTCTTCGCCTTCCTGGCGGTACTGCGCGGCGGCGGCTTCCGCGAAGGCGCGCGCCTCAGCGGCAGCTCCGCCTCCAGCCTGAGCGAGGCGGTGCGGCGCCTGGAAACCCGGCTCGGCGTGCGCCTGTTCAACCGCACCACCCGCAGCGTGCTGCCGACCGAGGCCGGCGCGCGCCTGGCCGAACGTCTGGTTCCCGCCCTTGGCGAGGTGGAGGCCGCGCTGGACGTGGTCAACGGCTTCCGCGACCGCCCCAGCGGCACCCTGCGCCTCAACGTGCCGGGCGCCGCCGCGCGGCTGGTGCTGCCGGCCATCGTCACCCCGTTCCTGAAGGCCTATCCGGAGATCCGACTGGAGGTGGTCGTGGAAGACAGCTTCGTCGATATTCTGGCTGCCGGCTGCGACGCCGGCATCCGCTACGACGAGCGCCTGGAGCAGGACATGATCGCCGTGCCGATCGGCCCGCGCGTGCAGCGCTTCGCCACTGCCGCCGCGCCCGATTACCTCGCCGCGCGCGGCCGCCCGCAGCACCCGCGCGACCTGCTCGCGCACGCCTGCCTGCGCGGCCAGTTCGCCAGCGGCGCCATCCCGGCCTGGGAATTCGAACGCGACGGCGAGGTCGTGCTGGTCGAGCCGACCGGCCCGTTGCTGGTGCGCCTGGGCGGCGCGGTAGACCTGGCCATCGACGCCGCCTTGGGCGGCCTGGGTGTGATCCACCTGTTCGAAGACTGGCTACGCCCGCACCTGGACAGCGGCGCCCTGGAGCCGGTGCTGGAACCGTGGTGGCAGAGCTTCAGCGGGCCGTTCCTGTACTACCCCGGTCGCCGCCACCTGCCTGCGCCGCTGCGTGCGTTTGTGGATTTCATTCGTGCGCCGTGA
- a CDS encoding NIF family HAD-type phosphatase, which yields MTLLVLDLDETLIHATEVCLDRDPDFEVGPYAVYRRPGLDAFLSTVSSHFDLAVWTSSTRLYAAPVVAAIFPPDADLKFIWSRERCTMRFDPEHQDYEWTKNLGKVKRRGYRLEQVLMVDDTPAKLAKHYGNLVRVKPFFGDLADRELFQLGEYLPTLAKAQNVRKIEKRFWRKSAGEP from the coding sequence ATGACACTCTTGGTCCTAGATCTCGACGAGACACTCATCCACGCAACCGAGGTATGCCTGGATCGTGATCCCGACTTTGAGGTCGGACCGTACGCTGTGTACCGGCGACCGGGACTTGACGCGTTTCTGTCCACGGTAAGTTCGCACTTCGACTTGGCGGTTTGGACGTCTTCCACTCGTCTTTACGCGGCGCCGGTTGTCGCGGCCATCTTCCCACCCGACGCCGACCTCAAATTCATATGGTCCCGCGAGCGCTGCACGATGCGCTTTGATCCAGAGCATCAAGACTATGAGTGGACAAAGAATCTCGGCAAAGTAAAGCGCCGGGGTTATCGGCTCGAACAGGTGCTGATGGTGGATGACACTCCCGCCAAACTGGCCAAGCACTACGGAAACCTGGTCAGGGTAAAGCCGTTCTTTGGTGACTTGGCGGACCGGGAACTATTTCAGCTAGGCGAGTACTTGCCCACGCTTGCAAAGGCACAAAATGTCAGGAAGATTGAAAAGCGCTTCTGGCGCAAATCGGCTGGTGAGCCTTAG